The sequence CTGAACGAAAGCTTGGAACTGTGCCTGCGATGTTGATGAATCCGATATAGTCACAAATTATTGATAGAAAGCTATtgacaaaaaagaaataaacaaaataaaacaaaatcCAAAGCGGGCGAGCCACGGGTGGAAATAGTGACCACAGGGACCTTTATTTCGCGGTGCAATGTCGCATATGGAGCACCTGGTTATCGATCAGACTCAAGCTGCTACATCGGCTAAGAGTGATCAGTTTCCACACACGGTTCGAGGGCTTTGAATCCCGATGGGAAGCTCAGCTCATTAACGTACATACATAGTTGCAAACCCCACTGACAGGTCCTATCTTTTGGTCTTTTGGTATGGATGATCCGTGTGCCACATATCTTTCAAATAAAAATCGCATTTTCAGTAATATCTATACAAACTTACTTCACTTGAATGTGTGTTTGTCAACCATTTTCGTATAAATGAATGCTTGTTATGTCGAGATGTCACTTCGTGGAGTAACATCAGGCGTGGGCTGACTGAGAAACACCCAAATCCATTATGAACCCCCACAGTCAAGCCCTCATACAGACACTTATGTTTGTTTCAACACTGAAAAGCATGAGACGAAATAATCTCATTGCTATTTCCAGTGATCTCCTGCCTGATTGATCAATGAATATCTTCGGGACTTCTCACGCTGACCGCTCGACATGCAATCCTTGCCCTCGAACCAGGCCGAATCCAAGTCGCGGGACGCCAGCCCCGAAGTTATCCAGCCTCGAAACGAGAATAACAACCATGATGCACCAGAAAACGTAAACGACCTGGAGTCGGTTTCCGTGCGGGTCACAGAATCGGGATTGCCGTTTCCCCAATTTGAACTATCACCGCCTTGGCCTTCCTCCAGTTCCGAATCGCTCCAATCTTCTAGAAGCCATGATGGGTACCTAAGCCGGCGACAATCGGGAATACTATCAAATAGTACGAGAAGCGGCATTTATCATGCATTGCAGCAGAATGATGAGCCCCGATCAATGCTGGCCGGGGCGTCGTGGGACGAAAGCTCCGCCATGACTACGTTGCTGCAGAGCCGAATCGCGACCGATGGTGATGACCTCATTGGAGATGGCAATCTAGGCCTGACCGTTGAAAACGAACGTTGGATTGACAATGGCCAGTCTCTCCCTGCCGACGACGGCATGCGCATCCTCAGACAACGTATCCACGCGATTCGGGAAGGCGGTGCATCCAACGCCGAAAAGGCTCAGCAAATACATGCGATCATGACCGAGAGCTACCGTTCCTCGCTCGGGGTTTCTGGATCTCCCCAGCCCATGCTGCAGCGTGGAGCTACTATTCAACCTCATGATAGGCCTTGGACTCCGTTATCGCCGCGGAGTAAACACTCGTCTGACCAGTTTACCCTTACCCCAGCTTCCACTTCCTCAATCACCTCTTATACTTCTGGTAATCCTTATTATCTCTCGATGGATGACCTTACCCCGACATATTATCCCGGTACCGCAACATTAGCCCAACCCTACGATCATGACGACTTTGTTCTTTCTGCCTTGGCAGCAGGAAATTTGCTGGATGAGGAAGCACAACAGATATTGGGATGCAAGCATTACAGGAGAAATGTCAAACTCCAATGCTTTACATGCAAAAGGTGGTATACATGCAGGTTCTGTCATGATGATATCGAGGATCATACCCTCATTCGACGAAAGACAGAGAATATGCTATGCATGATGTGCCAAACACCTCAACAAGCTAACCAGTGGTGTAAATCGTGTGGCACCCAAGCCGCCTGTTATTATTGCGGAATTTGCAAACTTTGGGACAACGATGCTTCGAAGAGTATATACCACTGCCACGACTGCGGGATCTGTCGTCGCGGGGAAGGACTTGGGAAAGATTTTTTCCACTGCAAGGTATCCAATGAGCTAGAATTCTATAAAGAGAATGATCGTGACAATCGCTGACGGTGCCATAGACATGTAGTGTATGTTTACCCATTAAGATCGAAACCAGCCATCGATGCATTGAGCGCGCTACCCAATGCGACTGTCCTATATGCGGCGAATACATGTTCACCTCTCCTGACCCAGTCATATTCATGAAATGCGGGCATAGCATTCACCAAAAATGCTTTGATAAATACTCCAAGACATCATACCGTTGTCCAATCTGTAACAAAACTGTCGCGAACATGGAAGCCCATTTTAGAAATCTCGACCGCACGATAGGGAGCCAGCCGATGCCTGCAGAGTTTAGAAATACCAAAGCTGTCATAAATTGCAACGATTGCCATGCAAAGAGCGTTGTGCAATACCACTGGCTGGGTCTGAAATGCGATACGTATGCTGGAATTTACCTCCATTTGTTTGGAACTCGCTAACGATGCTAGATGCGATTCCTACAATACGTCCCAAATTCGATTGTTTTCCACAAATAACGACCAAAACGATGAACCTGTCTCCCGACAGGGTAGCGGTATACCGATATCTATACCCAGAACACCAAACGACTTATCTGTTGAAAATAGAACCGTAGCTCGATCGATACCGACAGCAGATGGGTCATCAGATGCTCTAGGCTCGATAATAGGATCAGGAAGCCGGGCGATTCCTGCATTGCCGCAGAGCTATAATGCACGATCCGTATCCCCGACTGTTAGTAACTATTTTGGCCTTAGTCGACGACGAGGATCAATATGGACAACGATTTCGCAACCCGAGGTGATACATTCAGACAGCGAAAATGACGAAAGAGGTAGTTTCTGGCCCGTCTCTGCGCTTAAAAGAGCGACGCTAGGCTT is a genomic window of Coccidioides posadasii str. Silveira chromosome 3, complete sequence containing:
- a CDS encoding uncharacterized protein (EggNog:ENOG410PJ32~COG:O~BUSCO:3092at33183), which encodes MQSLPSNQAESKSRDASPEVIQPRNENNNHDAPENVNDLESVSVRVTESGLPFPQFELSPPWPSSSSESLQSSRSHDGYLSRRQSGILSNSTRSGIYHALQQNDEPRSMLAGASWDESSAMTTLLQSRIATDGDDLIGDGNLGLTVENERWIDNGQSLPADDGMRILRQRIHAIREGGASNAEKAQQIHAIMTESYRSSLGVSGSPQPMLQRGATIQPHDRPWTPLSPRSKHSSDQFTLTPASTSSITSYTSGNPYYLSMDDLTPTYYPGTATLAQPYDHDDFVLSALAAGNLLDEEAQQILGCKHYRRNVKLQCFTCKRWYTCRFCHDDIEDHTLIRRKTENMLCMMCQTPQQANQWCKSCGTQAACYYCGICKLWDNDASKSIYHCHDCGICRRGEGLGKDFFHCKTCSVCLPIKIETSHRCIERATQCDCPICGEYMFTSPDPVIFMKCGHSIHQKCFDKYSKTSYRCPICNKTVANMEAHFRNLDRTIGSQPMPAEFRNTKAVINCNDCHAKSVVQYHWLGLKCDTCDSYNTSQIRLFSTNNDQNDEPVSRQGSGIPISIPRTPNDLSVENRTVARSIPTADGSSDALGSIIGSGSRAIPALPQSYNARSVSPTVSNYFGLSRRRGSIWTTISQPEVIHSDSENDERGSFWPVSALKRATLGFLGSREYDSEEEKDDDEEQDDYEDEDPANDQEEELEDGEDDEDIDDIIDIFGHR